Proteins found in one Nymphalis io chromosome 4, ilAglIoxx1.1, whole genome shotgun sequence genomic segment:
- the LOC126781732 gene encoding troponin I isoform X15: MADDEKKRLEEAKKAKQAEIDRKRAEVRKRMEEASKAKKAKKGFMTPERKKKLRLLLRKKAAEELKKEQERKAAERRRIIEERCGKPKNVDDANEDTIKRVCKDYHTRIANLEDEKFDLEYIVKRKDMEISDLNSQVNDLRGKFVKPTLKKVSKYENKFAKLQKKAAEFNFRNQLKVVKKKEFTLEEEDKEKKPDWSKGKPGDQKVKEEEVEA; encoded by the exons atgGCGGATGATGAA aaaaagcGTCTCGAGGAG GCGAAGAAGGCCAAACAGGCCGAAATCGACCGCAAGCGTGCTGAGGTGCGCAAGCGCATGGAGGAAGCCTCCAAGGCCAAGAAGGCGAAGAAAGGTTTCATGACCCCCGAGAGAAAGAAGAAGCTTAGG TTGCTCCTGCGTAAAAAAGCCGCTGAAGAATTAAAGAAAGAACAGGAACGCAAAGCAGCAGAGAGAAGGCGCATCATTGAAGAAAGGTGCGGTAAACCCAAGAACGTTGACGATGCAAACGaag ATACTATTAAGAGGGTTTGCAAAGACTACCACACCCGCATTGCCAACCTTGAGGACGAAAAGTTTGATCTGGAATACATCGTTAAGAGGAAAGATATGGAG aTCTCTGACCTGAACTCCCAAGTCAATGACCTCAGAGGAAAATT CGTCAAACCAACACTCAAGAAGGTGTCCAAATACGAGAACAAATTCGCTAAGCTCCAAAAGAAGGCAGCCGAATTCAACTTCCGTAACCAGTTGAAGGTTGTCAAAAAGAAGGAATTCACCCTCGAAGAAGAAGACAAAgag AAAAAACCAGACTGGTCCAAGGGCAAGCCAGGAGACCAGAAGGTAAAGGAGGAGGAAGTTGAGGCATGA
- the LOC126781732 gene encoding troponin I isoform X10 — MADDEAKKAKQAEIDRKRAEVRKRMEEASKAKKAKKGFMTPERKKKLRLLLRKKAAEELKKEQERKAAERRRIIEERCGKPKNVDDANEAALTSIITGYHQRIAKLEEEKYDHEMEVARRDLEISDLNSQVNDLRGKFVKPTLKKVSKYENKFAKLQKKAAEFNFRNQLKVVKKKEFTLEEEDKEGGAGAKKKPDWSKGKPGDQKEGEGAPAAPAAAGAPAAAGAPAAPAAAPAPAPAAPPVKA; from the exons atgGCGGATGATGAA GCGAAGAAGGCCAAACAGGCCGAAATCGACCGCAAGCGTGCTGAGGTGCGCAAGCGCATGGAGGAAGCCTCCAAGGCCAAGAAGGCGAAGAAAGGTTTCATGACCCCCGAGAGAAAGAAGAAGCTTAGG TTGCTCCTGCGTAAAAAAGCCGCTGAAGAATTAAAGAAAGAACAGGAACGCAAAGCAGCAGAGAGAAGGCGCATCATTGAAGAAAGGTGCGGTAAACCCAAGAACGTTGACGATGCAAACGaag CGGCTCTCACGAGCATCATTACCGGTTATCATCAGCGTATCGCGAAGCTCGAAGAGGAGAAGTACGACCACGAGATGGAAGTGGCTCGCAGAGATCTCGAG aTCTCTGACCTGAACTCCCAAGTCAATGACCTCAGAGGAAAATT CGTCAAACCAACACTCAAGAAGGTGTCCAAATACGAGAACAAATTCGCTAAGCTCCAAAAGAAGGCAGCCGAATTCAACTTCCGTAACCAGTTGAAGGTTGTCAAAAAGAAGGAATTCACCCTCGAAGAAGAAGACAAAgag GGCGGTGCCGGTGCCAAG AAAAAACCAGACTGGTCCAAGGGCAAGCCAGGAGACCAGAAG GAGGGCGAAGGCGCTCCAGCAGCCCCAGCTGCAGCTGGTGCACCTGCTGCGGCTGGTGCTCCAGCTGCTCCAGCTGCTG CTCCTGCACCAGCGCCTGCGGCACCACCAGTTAAAG cATAA
- the LOC126781732 gene encoding troponin I isoform X7, whose product MADDEKKRLEEAKKAKQAEIDRKRAEVRKRMEEASKAKKAKKGFMTPERKKKLRLLLRKKAAEELKKEQERKAAERRRIIEERCGKPKNVDDANEAMLKKIIQEYYDRLYVCEGQKWDLEHEVRKRDYEISDLNSQVNDLRGKFVKPTLKKVSKYENKFAKLQKKAAEFNFRNQLKVVKKKEFTLEEEDKEKKPDWSKGKPGDQKEGEGAPAAPAAAGAPAAAGAPAAPAAAPAPAPAAPPVKA is encoded by the exons atgGCGGATGATGAA aaaaagcGTCTCGAGGAG GCGAAGAAGGCCAAACAGGCCGAAATCGACCGCAAGCGTGCTGAGGTGCGCAAGCGCATGGAGGAAGCCTCCAAGGCCAAGAAGGCGAAGAAAGGTTTCATGACCCCCGAGAGAAAGAAGAAGCTTAGG TTGCTCCTGCGTAAAAAAGCCGCTGAAGAATTAAAGAAAGAACAGGAACGCAAAGCAGCAGAGAGAAGGCGCATCATTGAAGAAAGGTGCGGTAAACCCAAGAACGTTGACGATGCAAACGaag CAATGCTCAAGAAAATAATACAGGAGTATTATGACCGCTTGTATGTGTGTGAGGGCCAGAAGTGGGATTTGGAACATGAAGTCAGGAAAAGAGATTATGAG aTCTCTGACCTGAACTCCCAAGTCAATGACCTCAGAGGAAAATT CGTCAAACCAACACTCAAGAAGGTGTCCAAATACGAGAACAAATTCGCTAAGCTCCAAAAGAAGGCAGCCGAATTCAACTTCCGTAACCAGTTGAAGGTTGTCAAAAAGAAGGAATTCACCCTCGAAGAAGAAGACAAAgag AAAAAACCAGACTGGTCCAAGGGCAAGCCAGGAGACCAGAAG GAGGGCGAAGGCGCTCCAGCAGCCCCAGCTGCAGCTGGTGCACCTGCTGCGGCTGGTGCTCCAGCTGCTCCAGCTGCTG CTCCTGCACCAGCGCCTGCGGCACCACCAGTTAAAG cATAA
- the LOC126781732 gene encoding troponin I isoform X14 yields the protein MADDEKKRLEEAKKAKQAEIDRKRAEVRKRMEEASKAKKAKKGFMTPERKKKLRLLLRKKAAEELKKEQERKAAERRRIIEERCGKPKNVDDANEAMLKKIIQEYYDRLYVCEGQKWDLEHEVRKRDYEISDLNSQVNDLRGKFVKPTLKKVSKYENKFAKLQKKAAEFNFRNQLKVVKKKEFTLEEEDKEKKPDWSKGKPGDQKVKEEEVEA from the exons atgGCGGATGATGAA aaaaagcGTCTCGAGGAG GCGAAGAAGGCCAAACAGGCCGAAATCGACCGCAAGCGTGCTGAGGTGCGCAAGCGCATGGAGGAAGCCTCCAAGGCCAAGAAGGCGAAGAAAGGTTTCATGACCCCCGAGAGAAAGAAGAAGCTTAGG TTGCTCCTGCGTAAAAAAGCCGCTGAAGAATTAAAGAAAGAACAGGAACGCAAAGCAGCAGAGAGAAGGCGCATCATTGAAGAAAGGTGCGGTAAACCCAAGAACGTTGACGATGCAAACGaag CAATGCTCAAGAAAATAATACAGGAGTATTATGACCGCTTGTATGTGTGTGAGGGCCAGAAGTGGGATTTGGAACATGAAGTCAGGAAAAGAGATTATGAG aTCTCTGACCTGAACTCCCAAGTCAATGACCTCAGAGGAAAATT CGTCAAACCAACACTCAAGAAGGTGTCCAAATACGAGAACAAATTCGCTAAGCTCCAAAAGAAGGCAGCCGAATTCAACTTCCGTAACCAGTTGAAGGTTGTCAAAAAGAAGGAATTCACCCTCGAAGAAGAAGACAAAgag AAAAAACCAGACTGGTCCAAGGGCAAGCCAGGAGACCAGAAGGTAAAGGAGGAGGAAGTTGAGGCATGA
- the LOC126781732 gene encoding troponin I isoform X17, with product MADDEAKKAKQAEIDRKRAEVRKRMEEASKAKKAKKGFMTPERKKKLRLLLRKKAAEELKKEQERKAAERRRIIEERCGKPKNVDDANEDTIKRVCKDYHTRIANLEDEKFDLEYIVKRKDMEISDLNSQVNDLRGKFVKPTLKKVSKYENKFAKLQKKAAEFNFRNQLKVVKKKEFTLEEEDKEKKPDWSKGKPGDQKVKEEEVEA from the exons atgGCGGATGATGAA GCGAAGAAGGCCAAACAGGCCGAAATCGACCGCAAGCGTGCTGAGGTGCGCAAGCGCATGGAGGAAGCCTCCAAGGCCAAGAAGGCGAAGAAAGGTTTCATGACCCCCGAGAGAAAGAAGAAGCTTAGG TTGCTCCTGCGTAAAAAAGCCGCTGAAGAATTAAAGAAAGAACAGGAACGCAAAGCAGCAGAGAGAAGGCGCATCATTGAAGAAAGGTGCGGTAAACCCAAGAACGTTGACGATGCAAACGaag ATACTATTAAGAGGGTTTGCAAAGACTACCACACCCGCATTGCCAACCTTGAGGACGAAAAGTTTGATCTGGAATACATCGTTAAGAGGAAAGATATGGAG aTCTCTGACCTGAACTCCCAAGTCAATGACCTCAGAGGAAAATT CGTCAAACCAACACTCAAGAAGGTGTCCAAATACGAGAACAAATTCGCTAAGCTCCAAAAGAAGGCAGCCGAATTCAACTTCCGTAACCAGTTGAAGGTTGTCAAAAAGAAGGAATTCACCCTCGAAGAAGAAGACAAAgag AAAAAACCAGACTGGTCCAAGGGCAAGCCAGGAGACCAGAAGGTAAAGGAGGAGGAAGTTGAGGCATGA
- the LOC126781732 gene encoding troponin I isoform X19: MADDEKKRLEEAKKAKQAEIDRKRAEVRKRMEEASKAKKAKKGFMTPERKKKLRLLLRKKAAEELKKEQERKAAERRRIIEERCGKPKNVDDANEAMLKKIIQEYYDRLYVCEGQKWDLEHEVRKRDYEISDLNSQVNDLRGKFVKPTLKKVSKYENKFAKLQKKAAEFNFRNQLKVVKKKEFTLEEEDKEAKKAEKADWAIGKK, translated from the exons atgGCGGATGATGAA aaaaagcGTCTCGAGGAG GCGAAGAAGGCCAAACAGGCCGAAATCGACCGCAAGCGTGCTGAGGTGCGCAAGCGCATGGAGGAAGCCTCCAAGGCCAAGAAGGCGAAGAAAGGTTTCATGACCCCCGAGAGAAAGAAGAAGCTTAGG TTGCTCCTGCGTAAAAAAGCCGCTGAAGAATTAAAGAAAGAACAGGAACGCAAAGCAGCAGAGAGAAGGCGCATCATTGAAGAAAGGTGCGGTAAACCCAAGAACGTTGACGATGCAAACGaag CAATGCTCAAGAAAATAATACAGGAGTATTATGACCGCTTGTATGTGTGTGAGGGCCAGAAGTGGGATTTGGAACATGAAGTCAGGAAAAGAGATTATGAG aTCTCTGACCTGAACTCCCAAGTCAATGACCTCAGAGGAAAATT CGTCAAACCAACACTCAAGAAGGTGTCCAAATACGAGAACAAATTCGCTAAGCTCCAAAAGAAGGCAGCCGAATTCAACTTCCGTAACCAGTTGAAGGTTGTCAAAAAGAAGGAATTCACCCTCGAAGAAGAAGACAAAgag GCTAAGAAAGCAGAGAAAGCTGATTGGGCTATCGGAAAGAAGTGA
- the LOC126781732 gene encoding troponin I isoform X16 — protein MADDEAKKAKQAEIDRKRAEVRKRMEEASKAKKAKKGFMTPERKKKLRLLLRKKAAEELKKEQERKAAERRRIIEERCGKPKNVDDANEAMLKKIIQEYYDRLYVCEGQKWDLEHEVRKRDYEISDLNSQVNDLRGKFVKPTLKKVSKYENKFAKLQKKAAEFNFRNQLKVVKKKEFTLEEEDKEKKPDWSKGKPGDQKVKEEEVEA, from the exons atgGCGGATGATGAA GCGAAGAAGGCCAAACAGGCCGAAATCGACCGCAAGCGTGCTGAGGTGCGCAAGCGCATGGAGGAAGCCTCCAAGGCCAAGAAGGCGAAGAAAGGTTTCATGACCCCCGAGAGAAAGAAGAAGCTTAGG TTGCTCCTGCGTAAAAAAGCCGCTGAAGAATTAAAGAAAGAACAGGAACGCAAAGCAGCAGAGAGAAGGCGCATCATTGAAGAAAGGTGCGGTAAACCCAAGAACGTTGACGATGCAAACGaag CAATGCTCAAGAAAATAATACAGGAGTATTATGACCGCTTGTATGTGTGTGAGGGCCAGAAGTGGGATTTGGAACATGAAGTCAGGAAAAGAGATTATGAG aTCTCTGACCTGAACTCCCAAGTCAATGACCTCAGAGGAAAATT CGTCAAACCAACACTCAAGAAGGTGTCCAAATACGAGAACAAATTCGCTAAGCTCCAAAAGAAGGCAGCCGAATTCAACTTCCGTAACCAGTTGAAGGTTGTCAAAAAGAAGGAATTCACCCTCGAAGAAGAAGACAAAgag AAAAAACCAGACTGGTCCAAGGGCAAGCCAGGAGACCAGAAGGTAAAGGAGGAGGAAGTTGAGGCATGA
- the LOC126781732 gene encoding troponin I isoform X23 yields the protein MADDEAKKAKQAEIDRKRAEVRKRMEEASKAKKAKKGFMTPERKKKLRLLLRKKAAEELKKEQERKAAERRRIIEERCGKPKNVDDANEAMLKKIIQEYYDRLYVCEGQKWDLEHEVRKRDYEISDLNSQVNDLRGKFVKPTLKKVSKYENKFAKLQKKAAEFNFRNQLKVVKKKEFTLEEEDKEAKKAEKADWAIGKK from the exons atgGCGGATGATGAA GCGAAGAAGGCCAAACAGGCCGAAATCGACCGCAAGCGTGCTGAGGTGCGCAAGCGCATGGAGGAAGCCTCCAAGGCCAAGAAGGCGAAGAAAGGTTTCATGACCCCCGAGAGAAAGAAGAAGCTTAGG TTGCTCCTGCGTAAAAAAGCCGCTGAAGAATTAAAGAAAGAACAGGAACGCAAAGCAGCAGAGAGAAGGCGCATCATTGAAGAAAGGTGCGGTAAACCCAAGAACGTTGACGATGCAAACGaag CAATGCTCAAGAAAATAATACAGGAGTATTATGACCGCTTGTATGTGTGTGAGGGCCAGAAGTGGGATTTGGAACATGAAGTCAGGAAAAGAGATTATGAG aTCTCTGACCTGAACTCCCAAGTCAATGACCTCAGAGGAAAATT CGTCAAACCAACACTCAAGAAGGTGTCCAAATACGAGAACAAATTCGCTAAGCTCCAAAAGAAGGCAGCCGAATTCAACTTCCGTAACCAGTTGAAGGTTGTCAAAAAGAAGGAATTCACCCTCGAAGAAGAAGACAAAgag GCTAAGAAAGCAGAGAAAGCTGATTGGGCTATCGGAAAGAAGTGA
- the LOC126781732 gene encoding troponin I isoform X9 — MADDEKKRLEEAKKAKQAEIDRKRAEVRKRMEEASKAKKAKKGFMTPERKKKLRLLLRKKAAEELKKEQERKAAERRRIIEERCGKPKNVDDANEDTIKRVCKDYHTRIANLEDEKFDLEYIVKRKDMEISDLNSQVNDLRGKFVKPTLKKVSKYENKFAKLQKKAAEFNFRNQLKVVKKKEFTLEEEDKEKKPDWSKGKPGDQKEGEGAPAAPAAAGAPAAAGAPAAPAAAPAPAPAAPPVKA, encoded by the exons atgGCGGATGATGAA aaaaagcGTCTCGAGGAG GCGAAGAAGGCCAAACAGGCCGAAATCGACCGCAAGCGTGCTGAGGTGCGCAAGCGCATGGAGGAAGCCTCCAAGGCCAAGAAGGCGAAGAAAGGTTTCATGACCCCCGAGAGAAAGAAGAAGCTTAGG TTGCTCCTGCGTAAAAAAGCCGCTGAAGAATTAAAGAAAGAACAGGAACGCAAAGCAGCAGAGAGAAGGCGCATCATTGAAGAAAGGTGCGGTAAACCCAAGAACGTTGACGATGCAAACGaag ATACTATTAAGAGGGTTTGCAAAGACTACCACACCCGCATTGCCAACCTTGAGGACGAAAAGTTTGATCTGGAATACATCGTTAAGAGGAAAGATATGGAG aTCTCTGACCTGAACTCCCAAGTCAATGACCTCAGAGGAAAATT CGTCAAACCAACACTCAAGAAGGTGTCCAAATACGAGAACAAATTCGCTAAGCTCCAAAAGAAGGCAGCCGAATTCAACTTCCGTAACCAGTTGAAGGTTGTCAAAAAGAAGGAATTCACCCTCGAAGAAGAAGACAAAgag AAAAAACCAGACTGGTCCAAGGGCAAGCCAGGAGACCAGAAG GAGGGCGAAGGCGCTCCAGCAGCCCCAGCTGCAGCTGGTGCACCTGCTGCGGCTGGTGCTCCAGCTGCTCCAGCTGCTG CTCCTGCACCAGCGCCTGCGGCACCACCAGTTAAAG cATAA
- the LOC126781732 gene encoding troponin I isoform X20 translates to MADDEKKRLEEAKKAKQAEIDRKRAEVRKRMEEASKAKKAKKGFMTPERKKKLRLLLRKKAAEELKKEQERKAAERRRIIEERCGKPKNVDDANEDTIKRVCKDYHTRIANLEDEKFDLEYIVKRKDMEISDLNSQVNDLRGKFVKPTLKKVSKYENKFAKLQKKAAEFNFRNQLKVVKKKEFTLEEEDKEAKKAEKADWAIGKK, encoded by the exons atgGCGGATGATGAA aaaaagcGTCTCGAGGAG GCGAAGAAGGCCAAACAGGCCGAAATCGACCGCAAGCGTGCTGAGGTGCGCAAGCGCATGGAGGAAGCCTCCAAGGCCAAGAAGGCGAAGAAAGGTTTCATGACCCCCGAGAGAAAGAAGAAGCTTAGG TTGCTCCTGCGTAAAAAAGCCGCTGAAGAATTAAAGAAAGAACAGGAACGCAAAGCAGCAGAGAGAAGGCGCATCATTGAAGAAAGGTGCGGTAAACCCAAGAACGTTGACGATGCAAACGaag ATACTATTAAGAGGGTTTGCAAAGACTACCACACCCGCATTGCCAACCTTGAGGACGAAAAGTTTGATCTGGAATACATCGTTAAGAGGAAAGATATGGAG aTCTCTGACCTGAACTCCCAAGTCAATGACCTCAGAGGAAAATT CGTCAAACCAACACTCAAGAAGGTGTCCAAATACGAGAACAAATTCGCTAAGCTCCAAAAGAAGGCAGCCGAATTCAACTTCCGTAACCAGTTGAAGGTTGTCAAAAAGAAGGAATTCACCCTCGAAGAAGAAGACAAAgag GCTAAGAAAGCAGAGAAAGCTGATTGGGCTATCGGAAAGAAGTGA